From Streptomyces sp. CMB-StM0423, a single genomic window includes:
- a CDS encoding response regulator transcription factor — MRILVVEDEEDLVGALRVGLVRSGYAVDTAADVDGALEKLGVNEYDLVLLDLTLPDGDGLAVCREIRAAPGGPRILMLTARDRLADRVRGLDAGADDYLVKPFALPELLARIRALLRRDEGGTSVVEVGELRLDTARFEAYRGSRPLRLTPKEFGVLHYLMTRPGRVVSAEELLEHVWDENADPFTNTVRVTVGSLRRKVTGQEEPLIETVIRHGYRLREETP, encoded by the coding sequence ATGCGGATACTCGTGGTCGAGGACGAAGAGGACCTGGTGGGCGCGCTCCGGGTCGGGCTGGTGCGCTCCGGGTACGCGGTCGACACCGCCGCCGACGTGGACGGCGCGCTGGAGAAGCTCGGGGTCAACGAGTACGACCTCGTGCTGCTGGACCTCACCCTGCCCGACGGCGACGGCCTCGCCGTCTGCCGGGAGATACGCGCGGCCCCCGGCGGCCCGCGGATCCTGATGCTCACCGCCCGCGACCGCCTCGCCGACCGGGTGCGCGGCCTCGACGCGGGCGCCGACGACTATCTCGTCAAGCCGTTCGCGCTGCCGGAGCTGCTGGCGCGGATACGGGCCCTGCTGCGCCGCGACGAGGGCGGCACGTCCGTCGTGGAGGTCGGCGAACTGCGGCTGGACACCGCCAGGTTCGAGGCGTACCGCGGCAGCCGCCCGCTGCGGCTCACCCCCAAGGAGTTCGGCGTGCTGCACTACCTGATGACCCGGCCGGGCCGCGTCGTCTCCGCGGAAGAGCTCCTGGAGCACGTCTGGGACGAGAACGCCGACCCGTTCACCAACACCGTGCGCGTCACCGTCGGCTCGCTGCGCCGCAAGGTCACCGGCCAGGAGGAGCCGCTGATCGAGACCGTCATCCGGCACGGCTACCGGCTGCGGGAGGAGACGCCGTGA
- a CDS encoding sensor histidine kinase, producing MKRPRLPLPAFVHTIRFRLTVLYSALVFCLTALVLGGAYVAVQRSGHAQPVSKELRAEKRVDGVRVGDIDVVKAEDVAAAVNYETLGNLRTFSFAVLGGVAVASLGTGWVLSGRALRPVRAIARTAEEIQAGSDLSRRIRLEGPRDELRMVADTVDSMLDRLDGAFAAQRQLVDDASHELRTPLAIIRANLDAVLSVEESEPEERRRAIAVVDRATTRMTRLVEDLLATARRSAAAFADADVDLAAVADEACEEFAPLATERGLVIRRRLDEGLVLIGDPYALRRAVGNLLSNAVRLAPAGTRITVAAGRAEGWLWIAVQDAGPGIGEGEQARVFDRFWRGDAGQEGRPRDRHAGLGLAIVRQIVESHGGQPRLFSRVGAGSTFVLWLPDPGAAAGARGAGGPPDELPAEMRGAEGDGPVELLEK from the coding sequence GTGAAGCGGCCCAGGCTGCCGCTCCCGGCGTTCGTCCACACCATCCGCTTCCGGCTCACCGTGCTCTACTCCGCGCTCGTGTTCTGCCTGACCGCGCTCGTCCTCGGCGGCGCGTACGTCGCGGTGCAGCGCAGCGGCCACGCCCAGCCGGTCAGCAAGGAGCTGCGGGCGGAAAAGCGGGTCGACGGCGTACGGGTCGGGGACATCGACGTCGTCAAGGCCGAGGACGTCGCGGCCGCCGTCAACTACGAGACGCTGGGCAACCTGCGCACCTTCTCCTTCGCCGTCCTCGGCGGTGTGGCCGTCGCCAGCCTCGGTACCGGCTGGGTGCTCTCCGGCCGCGCGCTGCGGCCCGTACGCGCCATCGCCCGCACCGCCGAGGAGATCCAGGCCGGCAGCGACCTCTCCCGCCGGATCAGGCTCGAAGGACCGCGCGACGAACTGCGCATGGTCGCCGACACCGTCGACTCCATGCTCGACCGGCTCGACGGCGCCTTCGCCGCGCAGCGCCAGCTCGTGGACGACGCCTCGCACGAGCTGCGCACCCCGCTGGCCATCATCCGGGCCAACCTCGACGCGGTGCTCTCCGTCGAGGAGTCGGAGCCGGAGGAGCGCAGGCGGGCCATCGCCGTGGTCGACCGGGCGACGACGCGGATGACCCGGCTGGTGGAGGACCTGCTCGCCACCGCGCGGCGGTCGGCCGCGGCGTTCGCCGACGCGGACGTGGACCTGGCGGCCGTGGCGGACGAGGCGTGCGAGGAATTCGCGCCGCTGGCCACCGAACGCGGCCTGGTGATCCGGCGCCGGCTCGACGAGGGCCTGGTGCTGATCGGCGACCCGTACGCGCTGCGCCGGGCCGTCGGCAACCTGCTCTCCAACGCGGTACGCCTCGCGCCCGCCGGCACCCGCATCACGGTCGCGGCCGGCCGTGCGGAGGGCTGGCTGTGGATCGCCGTGCAGGACGCGGGCCCCGGCATCGGCGAGGGCGAGCAGGCCCGGGTCTTCGACCGGTTCTGGCGCGGCGACGCGGGCCAGGAGGGCCGGCCCCGGGACCGGCACGCGGGTCTCGGGCTGGCGATCGTGCGGCAGATCGTGGAGTCGCACGGCGGGCAGCCGCGGCTGTTCTCGCGGGTGGGCGCGGGCAGCACGTTCGTGCTGTGGCTGCCCGACCCGGGCGCGGCGGCCGGGGCGCGCGGCGCGGGCGGGCCGCCGGACGAGCTGCCCGCGGAGATGCGCGGTGCGGAGGGCGACGGGCCGGTGGAGCTGCTGGAGAAGTAG
- a CDS encoding lysophospholipid acyltransferase family protein, producing MFRILIKAFLGLLMRVLYRPRVEGHEHIPGTGPVVLAGNHLTFVDSMFLGLVVKRPVFFIGKDEYVTGKGVKGRLMAWFFTSVGMIPVDRDGGRGGVAALMTGRRILEEGRVFAIYPEGTRSPDGRLYRARTGVARLTLMTGAPVVPFAMVGTEKIQPGGAGRPRIARFTVRFAEPLDFSRYEGMDRDRYVLRAVADEVMSEVMRLSGQEYVDVYATKVKSAA from the coding sequence TTGTTCCGCATTCTGATCAAGGCGTTTCTCGGCTTGCTCATGCGTGTCCTGTACCGCCCCCGGGTGGAGGGCCACGAGCACATTCCCGGCACGGGCCCGGTCGTCCTCGCCGGCAACCACCTCACGTTCGTCGACTCGATGTTCCTCGGCCTGGTCGTGAAGCGGCCGGTGTTCTTCATCGGCAAGGACGAGTACGTCACGGGCAAGGGCGTCAAGGGCCGGCTGATGGCCTGGTTCTTCACCTCGGTCGGGATGATCCCGGTGGACCGGGACGGCGGCCGCGGCGGCGTCGCGGCGCTGATGACGGGGCGCCGGATCCTGGAAGAGGGCCGGGTCTTCGCCATCTACCCCGAGGGCACCCGCTCCCCCGACGGCCGGCTGTACCGGGCGCGTACGGGCGTGGCGCGGCTGACGCTGATGACCGGCGCGCCGGTGGTGCCGTTCGCGATGGTCGGCACGGAGAAGATCCAGCCGGGCGGCGCGGGCCGGCCGCGGATCGCCCGGTTCACCGTGCGCTTCGCGGAGCCGCTGGACTTCTCCCGCTACGAGGGCATGGACCGCGACCGGTACGTGCTGCGGGCGGTGGCCGACGAGGTGATGAGCGAGGTCATGCGGCTGTCCGGGCAGGAGTACGTCGACGTGTACGCCACGAAGGTGAAGTCGGCGGCCTGA
- a CDS encoding glycerophosphodiester phosphodiesterase, protein MSDGGTERQQPGRRAVLGAAALGSAVAAVGLPGTARAAGGSGGSGGSGPGGRLPNPAVIAHRGASGYRPEHTLGAYQFALDMGADVIEQDLVPTRDGHLVCRHENEIGGTTDVADHPEFAARRTTKTVDGAQITGWFTEDFTLAELKTLRATERIPAVRQRNTLYNGRWEVPTFEEVLQWAERQRRGTGRSVWLHVETKHPTYFRSLGLALEEPLARLVRRYGRDKRNSPIFLQSFEPTSVERLAGLVDSPGVVLLGGASSRPWDFVEAGDPRTVADLVTPEGLAWIAGFARGLGPTLDLIIPKDATGKLLEPTTLVRDAHDAGLVLHPYTMRNENTFLPADFRRGTDTTHYGDAFGAFQVYFETGIDGIFTDNPDTGLLARDAFLAQG, encoded by the coding sequence ATGAGCGACGGCGGTACGGAGCGGCAGCAGCCCGGCAGACGGGCGGTGCTCGGCGCGGCGGCACTGGGCAGTGCGGTGGCCGCGGTGGGCCTGCCGGGTACGGCGCGGGCCGCGGGCGGGTCCGGCGGCAGCGGCGGGTCGGGGCCCGGCGGGAGGCTGCCGAACCCGGCGGTGATCGCGCACCGCGGGGCCAGCGGCTACCGGCCCGAGCACACCCTCGGCGCGTACCAGTTCGCCCTCGACATGGGCGCGGACGTCATCGAGCAGGACCTCGTGCCGACCAGGGACGGCCACCTCGTCTGCCGGCACGAGAACGAGATCGGCGGCACCACCGACGTCGCGGACCACCCGGAGTTCGCCGCCCGCAGGACCACCAAGACGGTCGACGGCGCGCAGATCACCGGCTGGTTCACCGAGGACTTCACGCTCGCCGAGCTGAAGACGCTGCGGGCCACGGAGCGCATCCCGGCCGTCCGGCAGCGCAACACCCTCTACAACGGCCGCTGGGAGGTGCCCACCTTCGAAGAGGTGCTGCAGTGGGCGGAGCGGCAGCGGCGCGGCACCGGCAGGTCCGTCTGGCTGCACGTCGAGACCAAGCACCCCACGTACTTCCGCTCCCTCGGCCTGGCGCTGGAGGAGCCGCTGGCGCGGCTGGTGCGCCGCTACGGCCGCGACAAGCGCAACTCGCCGATCTTCCTCCAGTCGTTCGAGCCCACCAGCGTCGAGCGGCTGGCCGGGCTCGTCGACTCGCCGGGCGTCGTGCTGCTCGGCGGGGCGTCCTCGCGGCCGTGGGACTTCGTCGAGGCCGGGGACCCGCGCACCGTCGCCGACCTGGTCACGCCCGAGGGGCTGGCGTGGATCGCGGGCTTCGCCAGGGGACTCGGCCCGACGCTCGACCTGATCATCCCGAAGGACGCCACCGGCAAGCTGCTGGAGCCCACGACCCTCGTCCGCGACGCGCACGACGCCGGGCTGGTGCTGCACCCGTACACGATGCGCAACGAGAACACCTTCCTGCCGGCGGACTTCCGCAGGGGCACGGACACGACGCACTACGGCGACGCGTTCGGCGCCTTCCAGGTCTACTTCGAGACGGGCATCGACGGCATCTTCACCGACAACCCCGACACCGGGCTGCTCGCCCGGGACGCCTTCCTGGCACAGGGCTGA
- a CDS encoding GNAT family N-acetyltransferase, producing MGKSVTITPATNDDAEQVLKLQYLCYQAEAALYGDYRIPPLTETLDELRAEFDRGAAVVARLGDEVVGAVRGTVEVDGTAVIGRLIVHPRMQGHGLGARLLLAMEVRLAEGGAPVERFQLLTGHRNEANLRLYRRLGYEPVGTEKVSARLSLVTLEKARQGAPATTASSATTAR from the coding sequence ATGGGCAAGAGTGTGACGATTACGCCGGCGACGAACGACGACGCCGAGCAAGTCCTGAAACTCCAGTACCTCTGCTACCAGGCCGAGGCCGCGCTGTACGGGGACTACCGCATACCCCCGCTCACCGAGACCCTTGACGAGCTGCGCGCCGAGTTCGACCGCGGCGCCGCCGTCGTCGCCCGCCTCGGCGACGAGGTGGTCGGCGCCGTCCGCGGCACGGTCGAGGTCGACGGCACCGCCGTCATCGGGCGGCTCATCGTGCACCCCCGGATGCAGGGCCACGGCCTCGGCGCCCGGCTGCTGCTCGCCATGGAGGTCCGGCTCGCCGAGGGCGGCGCGCCCGTCGAGCGCTTCCAGCTCCTCACCGGGCACCGCAACGAGGCGAACCTGCGGCTGTACCGGCGGCTCGGCTACGAGCCGGTGGGCACGGAGAAGGTCAGCGCGCGGCTCAGCCTGGTCACTCTGGAGAAGGCCCGGCAGGGCGCGCCCGCGACGACTGCTTCCTCAGCCACCACAGCCCGATGA
- a CDS encoding methionine ABC transporter ATP-binding protein encodes MITVKDLKKVYRSRGRETAALDGIDLRVREGEVFGVVGRSGAGKSTLIRCINLLERPDSGTVTVAGQDLTALSGRELRAARTRIGMIFQHFNLLSARTVQDNVELPLEILGLSGQERARKALDLLDLVGLADRATAYPAQLSGGQKQRVGIARALAGDPQVLLSDEATSALDPETTRSVLELLHELNRELGLTVLLITHEMDVVKAVCDSAALMRSGRITESGTLDELLATPGSEIAAQLFPVGGEAYGTGSTIVDITFHGDTASRPVISHLSRTYNLDVSILGAAMDTVGGRQVGRMRIELPGPYESNVVPLGFLREQGLQIDPVGVDAADLPALESAK; translated from the coding sequence GTGATCACAGTCAAGGACCTGAAGAAGGTCTACCGCTCCCGCGGCCGCGAGACCGCCGCGCTCGACGGCATCGACCTGCGCGTACGCGAGGGCGAGGTCTTCGGCGTCGTCGGCCGCAGCGGCGCCGGCAAGTCCACCCTCATCCGCTGCATCAACCTCCTGGAGCGCCCCGACTCCGGCACCGTCACGGTCGCGGGCCAGGACCTCACGGCCCTCTCCGGCCGCGAGCTGCGCGCCGCCCGTACCCGTATCGGCATGATCTTCCAGCACTTCAACCTGCTGAGTGCCCGCACCGTGCAGGACAACGTCGAACTGCCGCTGGAGATCCTCGGCCTGTCAGGGCAGGAGCGGGCCCGCAAGGCGCTCGACCTCCTCGACCTCGTCGGCCTCGCCGACCGCGCCACGGCGTACCCCGCGCAGTTGTCCGGCGGCCAGAAGCAGCGCGTCGGCATCGCCCGCGCGCTCGCCGGCGACCCGCAGGTACTCCTCTCCGACGAGGCCACCTCCGCGCTCGACCCCGAGACCACCCGCTCCGTCCTGGAGCTGCTGCACGAACTCAACCGCGAACTCGGCCTGACCGTCCTGCTCATCACCCACGAGATGGACGTCGTCAAGGCCGTCTGCGACTCCGCCGCGCTGATGCGCTCCGGCCGCATCACCGAGTCCGGCACCCTCGACGAGCTGCTGGCCACCCCCGGCTCCGAGATCGCCGCCCAGCTCTTCCCCGTCGGCGGCGAGGCGTACGGCACCGGGAGCACCATCGTGGACATCACCTTCCACGGCGACACTGCGAGCCGCCCGGTGATCTCCCACCTGTCCCGCACCTACAACCTCGACGTGTCGATCCTCGGCGCCGCCATGGACACCGTCGGCGGCCGGCAGGTCGGCCGGATGCGCATCGAGCTGCCAGGTCCGTACGAGTCGAACGTCGTCCCCCTGGGCTTCCTGCGCGAGCAGGGCCTGCAGATCGACCCGGTCGGCGTCGACGCCGCCGACCTGCCCGCCCTGGAGAGTGCCAAGTGA
- a CDS encoding GNAT family N-acetyltransferase yields the protein MSSTFPDVSLSTDRLVLRPFDEEDVPALTEMMNDEAVTAWTQAPHPYTRDDACDWVTRVAPAERTGGRGIVFAVSEFLTQRLVGVVHLRRTDWRTLAAEVSYVVAPWARGEGYAAESVLAVARWLFDVQKFERLELRTAADNTAAQQVAQKLGGISEGVLRNAWIARTRTEDGGWTDIRTDLIVWSLLPEDLDPDGGSSVL from the coding sequence ATGTCATCCACCTTCCCGGACGTCTCCCTCAGCACGGACCGGCTGGTGCTCCGCCCGTTCGACGAGGAGGACGTGCCGGCGCTGACGGAGATGATGAACGACGAGGCCGTCACCGCGTGGACGCAGGCGCCGCACCCGTACACCCGGGACGACGCCTGCGACTGGGTGACGCGCGTAGCCCCGGCCGAGCGCACCGGCGGCCGGGGCATCGTCTTCGCGGTCTCGGAGTTCCTGACCCAGCGGCTCGTCGGCGTCGTCCACCTGAGACGGACCGACTGGCGCACGCTGGCCGCGGAGGTCTCGTACGTCGTCGCCCCCTGGGCGCGCGGCGAGGGGTACGCCGCGGAGTCGGTGCTCGCCGTCGCGCGCTGGCTCTTCGACGTGCAGAAGTTCGAGCGCCTGGAGCTGCGCACCGCCGCGGACAACACCGCGGCTCAGCAGGTCGCGCAGAAGCTCGGCGGCATCAGCGAGGGCGTCCTGCGCAACGCCTGGATAGCGCGCACCCGCACCGAGGACGGCGGCTGGACGGACATCCGCACCGACCTCATCGTCTGGAGCCTGCTGCCGGAAGACCTGGATCCGGACGGCGGGAGTAGTGTGCTCTGA